A section of the Xylanibacillus composti genome encodes:
- a CDS encoding SDR family NAD(P)-dependent oxidoreductase produces MTVTLITGGNKGLGFETARRLIAYGHIVYIGARSVERGKESADKLGAKFVRLDVTDHASIHEAVAEIKQNEGYLDVLINNAGITRGLLGTHDVAADDFRTVYDTNVFGIVRVTQPFLPLLHKSTTPVIVNVSSGLGSFARVTNPEKIESRVNDLIYSSSKAAVTMLTVQYAKALPEFRINAADPGPTATDLNGHRGYQTVSEGTDVIVKLATLDGNGPTGTFMDRNGVVPW; encoded by the coding sequence TTGACAGTTACATTAATTACAGGTGGAAACAAAGGTCTGGGCTTCGAAACGGCACGACGATTGATCGCATATGGTCACATTGTGTATATTGGTGCTCGCAGTGTAGAACGCGGCAAAGAATCGGCCGACAAGCTTGGCGCAAAGTTTGTACGGCTTGATGTGACCGATCATGCCTCTATACATGAAGCAGTTGCCGAAATCAAACAAAATGAAGGGTATTTGGATGTCCTTATCAATAATGCGGGAATAACAAGGGGACTTCTGGGCACTCATGATGTGGCTGCAGATGACTTCCGCACCGTTTATGACACCAATGTCTTCGGTATTGTTCGTGTGACACAACCCTTTCTTCCTCTGCTGCACAAATCGACGACGCCTGTAATCGTCAATGTCAGCAGTGGATTAGGTTCCTTTGCCCGCGTGACCAATCCTGAAAAGATTGAATCCCGAGTAAACGATCTGATTTACTCGTCATCCAAAGCCGCGGTCACGATGCTGACTGTGCAATATGCCAAGGCTTTGCCCGAATTCCGTATTAATGCCGCAGATCCCGGCCCGACAGCAACCGACCTCAATGGTCATCGCGGCTACCAAACCGTCAGCGAGGGTACAGATGTGATTGTGAAGCTTGCAACTCTTGACGGCAATGGACCTACGGGTACTTTTATGGATCGGAATGGAGTAGTTCCTTGGTAA
- a CDS encoding TetR/AcrR family transcriptional regulator, with amino-acid sequence MQSDKRNYHHGNLKETLIRTSLEMISEHGIQGFSVAKVAKKAGVAISAPYRHFPNRESLLAETGIVFLTELTSRMRSAATEAGHDPIDRVASVAGAYVQYALDHNVSFHLFAAARESRLPAFHERSREMIHFLFTLTQEAAPEATWNELLELMEALLALVQGFADMFYQGYFSQLNLTKDQISKRSAVAAKLLINGWNHCRKDGEQPL; translated from the coding sequence ATGCAGAGTGACAAGCGAAATTATCATCATGGAAACTTAAAAGAAACGCTAATTCGAACCTCGCTTGAAATGATTTCAGAACATGGTATTCAAGGTTTTTCCGTGGCCAAGGTCGCCAAAAAAGCAGGAGTTGCTATCAGCGCTCCCTATCGTCATTTCCCTAATCGAGAAAGCTTGCTTGCGGAAACCGGGATCGTTTTTCTTACGGAACTCACGTCCAGAATGCGGTCTGCCGCAACCGAAGCAGGTCATGATCCAATTGATCGTGTGGCTTCTGTAGCTGGCGCCTATGTGCAATATGCACTTGACCATAATGTCAGTTTTCATTTGTTTGCTGCAGCCAGAGAATCTCGGCTACCCGCATTCCACGAACGAAGTCGCGAGATGATCCATTTTCTTTTTACATTAACGCAGGAAGCCGCACCTGAAGCAACATGGAATGAATTGCTCGAGCTTATGGAAGCGCTGCTTGCTCTCGTTCAGGGATTCGCAGATATGTTTTATCAAGGTTATTTCTCTCAGTTAAATTTGACAAAGGATCAGATCTCCAAGCGTTCAGCAGTTGCTGCCAAGCTGCTTATCAACGGGTGGAATCATTGC
- a CDS encoding MBL fold metallo-hydrolase: MSSFIAAMLLMLFNPAFGRKPDRKTQSRIKGSVNYKNNKFVNAIPTSTRMAMHNQLSVLWDFARGKPADGRPSSPIELVMTDIENTKPSSDFNQAIWFGHSSVLIDLDGQRLLFDPMFGRSPFPFPKLGSKRFNDNLPIDVKNMPAIDAVFLSHDHYDHLDYYSIKHLKDKVGHFFVPLGVAGHLERWGVPRSNITQMDWWDELEWEGLKIVCTPARHVSGRSFLHKNQTLWCSWSIIGLSGRVFFSGDSGYGPHFRQIGEKYGPFQLTFVECGQYDERWPDLHMFPEESVQAHIDLNGELMLPIHWAAFQLAPHGWLDPIHRVMIAAKKQSIKMAVPRMGESISLEGDNYPVNEWWSK, translated from the coding sequence GTGAGTAGCTTTATTGCGGCAATGCTCCTGATGCTCTTTAACCCGGCGTTCGGTAGAAAGCCGGACAGAAAAACGCAATCACGCATAAAAGGATCTGTTAATTACAAAAATAACAAGTTTGTGAATGCTATCCCTACTTCAACCAGAATGGCTATGCACAATCAACTATCTGTACTTTGGGATTTTGCTCGCGGGAAGCCTGCCGATGGCAGGCCTTCCTCGCCAATTGAGCTGGTTATGACTGATATCGAGAATACGAAACCATCGTCTGATTTCAATCAGGCGATCTGGTTCGGTCATTCAAGTGTACTCATTGATTTAGACGGCCAACGATTACTGTTCGACCCGATGTTTGGACGGTCTCCGTTCCCTTTTCCAAAGCTGGGAAGCAAGCGATTTAACGACAACCTGCCGATTGATGTCAAAAATATGCCTGCCATTGATGCAGTATTTCTTTCCCATGATCACTATGATCACCTGGATTATTATTCAATCAAACATCTAAAGGATAAGGTTGGTCATTTTTTTGTCCCGCTGGGAGTGGCGGGCCATCTTGAACGCTGGGGTGTCCCCCGCTCAAATATCACCCAGATGGACTGGTGGGATGAACTAGAGTGGGAAGGGTTGAAAATCGTTTGCACGCCTGCACGTCACGTGTCGGGGCGAAGCTTCTTACACAAAAATCAAACTTTGTGGTGTTCATGGTCAATCATCGGCTTATCGGGAAGAGTGTTTTTTAGCGGAGACAGCGGGTATGGCCCTCATTTTCGTCAAATCGGGGAAAAATACGGACCATTTCAACTTACTTTTGTGGAGTGTGGACAATATGACGAACGTTGGCCGGACCTTCATATGTTTCCAGAAGAATCGGTACAAGCCCATATAGACTTAAATGGTGAATTAATGCTACCGATTCATTGGGCTGCTTTTCAATTAGCACCCCATGGGTGGCTTGATCCAATCCATCGTGTAATGATTGCGGCAAAAAAACAATCGATCAAAATGGCAGTTCCTCGTATGGGGGAATCTATATCGCTAGAAGGAGACAACTATCCGGTTAATGAATGGTGGAGTAAATAA